A region of the Exiguobacterium aurantiacum DSM 6208 genome:
AGACCCGGACAGATGGGAAACTCGTCCTCGTCACCGCCATCAACCCGACGCCAGCGGGCGAAGGAAAATCGACGGTGACCGTCGGCCTCGGACAAGCGTTGAACCGCCTCGACAAACGAGCGATCGTCTGCCTTCGTGAACCGTCTCTCGGTCCGACGATGGGATTAAAAGGCGGGGCTGCCGGTGGCGGTTTCAGCCAAGTGCTCCCAATGGAAGACATCAATCTTCATTTCACTGGAGACATGCACGCCATCACGTCAGCCCACAACACGATTAGCGCCATGCTCGACAATCACCTCCATCAAGGCAACGACCTCGACATCGACGTCCGAAAAATCGTCTGGAAACGCGTCCTCGACTTGAACGACCGGGCCCTTCGCCACGTCACGATCGGGCTCGGTGGCCCGGTCCACGGGGTGCCACGGGAAGACGGGTTCGATATTACGGTCGCTTCGGAAATTATGGCGATCTTGTGCCTCGCCGACTCGCTCGCTGACTTAGAAGCACGAATCAAACGAATCGTCGTCGCCTATGACCGTGACAACGAACCCGTCACCGCCGAACAAATCGGTGCGGCCGGTGCGGCTACACTCCTTTTGAAAGAAGCGTTCAAACCGAACTTGGTCCAGACGCTTGAACAGACGCCGGCGCTCGTTCACGGTGGTCCGTTCGCAAATATCGCCCACGGGTGCAACTCGCTTATCGCGACAAAAACGGCTTTAAAGCTTGGCGAATACGTCGTCACAGAAGCTGGATTCGGAGCTGACCTCGGTGCCGAGAAATTTTGTCACATCAAATCACGTATCGGCGACTTGAACCCGGATGCTGTCGTCCTCGTCGCGACCGTCCGCGCGCTCAAGATGCATGGCGGTGTCGCCAAAGACGCCCTCCATGTCGAGAACGTCGAGGCGGTCAAAACAGGATTACGCCTCCTCGCGAAGCACGTCGATACGATGGCGAAGCTCGGATTGCCAGCTGTCGTCGCACTCAACCGATTCAATTCAGACACGGATGAAGAACTTGCTGCCGTGCTCGATTGGTGCGAGGCACAGCACATCCGCGTCGCCTTGAGCGAAGTTTGGGCGAGTGGCGGACGAGGCGGTGAAGCGCTCGCCGAAGCCGTCATCGAAGTGGTTGAATCAAACGAAGCCGCGCTCACGCCACTTTATGAATTGACCGACTCGATCGAATCGAAAATCACGACGATTGCTCGCGAAGTATACGGCGCAGCCGAAGTCACTTTTACGGCGATCGCCAAAAAACAAATGGCTCAAATCGTCGCGAACGGGTGGGCCGATCTGCCGATTTGTATGGCGAAGACGCCGTTCTCACTGTCGGACGACCCGACG
Encoded here:
- a CDS encoding formate--tetrahydrofolate ligase — protein: MTTIKPLTDLTIAQQAEMLPIKQVGEKLGLHEDDLDLYGKYKAKLSFDLLDDVKTRTDGKLVLVTAINPTPAGEGKSTVTVGLGQALNRLDKRAIVCLREPSLGPTMGLKGGAAGGGFSQVLPMEDINLHFTGDMHAITSAHNTISAMLDNHLHQGNDLDIDVRKIVWKRVLDLNDRALRHVTIGLGGPVHGVPREDGFDITVASEIMAILCLADSLADLEARIKRIVVAYDRDNEPVTAEQIGAAGAATLLLKEAFKPNLVQTLEQTPALVHGGPFANIAHGCNSLIATKTALKLGEYVVTEAGFGADLGAEKFCHIKSRIGDLNPDAVVLVATVRALKMHGGVAKDALHVENVEAVKTGLRLLAKHVDTMAKLGLPAVVALNRFNSDTDEELAAVLDWCEAQHIRVALSEVWASGGRGGEALAEAVIEVVESNEAALTPLYELTDSIESKITTIAREVYGAAEVTFTAIAKKQMAQIVANGWADLPICMAKTPFSLSDDPTKLGYQEGFNVTVRELKPSVGAGFLVALTGNVLTMPGLPKQPAALNMGIDETGNAIGLF